One region of Salvia miltiorrhiza cultivar Shanhuang (shh) chromosome 3, IMPLAD_Smil_shh, whole genome shotgun sequence genomic DNA includes:
- the LOC131016338 gene encoding CST complex subunit STN1: protein MFGCAAMDLYNTHVKLLAFDFVSLTPNRADSSTFLRKGLRLSRAETIGVVVTRDLKPGKFLRFSIDDGTGCIPCVLWLNQLTSPYFSRRSPSAVRSIAQTALKFASDIQLGVVARVRGRITGFRGALQITVADVALETDPNAQVLHWLDCVRLARRCYDKFSRIAV, encoded by the coding sequence ATGTTTGGGTGTGCAGCCATGGATTTGTACAACACTCACGTCAAGCTTTTAGCTTTCGATTTTGTGTCTCTCACGCCCAACCGAGCAGACTCATCGACCTTCCTCCGCAAAGGGCTGCGCCTATCGCGCGCCGAGACGATCGGAGTGGTCGTGACTCGGGATCTCAAGCCCGGCAAATTCCTCCGTTTCTCCATCGACGATGGCACCGGCTGCATCCCCTGTGTGCTCTGGCTCAACCAACTCACCTCGCCTTACTTCTCGCGGAGGAGCCCATCAGCTGTTCGATCAATTGCCCAAACGGCTCTCAAGTTCGCTTCCGATATTCAGCTCGGTGTGGTTGCCAGGGTTCGCGGCAGGATCACCGGGTTCAGAGGGGCCCTGCAGATTACGGTCGCCGATGTTGCGTTGGAGACGGATCCCAATGCGCAGGTTTTGCATTGGCTGGATTGTGTGAGGTTGGCGAGGAGATGTTATGATAAGTTTTCGAGGATTGCTGTTTGA